CGCATTGTATTCCGGTTTCAAAGGAGAAACCATGCTGGTCCAGCGACGCGCTCTACCCATGGCAATCACTTCTATTAACCGGTCGACAGGAACCAGTAATGCAATGGCGCGACGCACACGCACATCGTCGAGTATTTTTTTATGCTTCACACCATCAGGCCGCATGTTCATGCCGATATACGTGAAGTTGTAACTGTTGAGAAACACAGAGTTGTAATTGCGGTTGAAAAGACTATCACGCTGAAGTTCGAGCAATGTTCTGCTGGTGAGCGCAGTGGAAGCATCCATCGATTGCGACTTAAACTCCAGCATGCCTGCATTTTCATCTTTTACGGTTTTAAAAATAATTTCCTGAGGAAAAGCATGCAGGTAGATGTTCTCGTTCTTAAGATGATCTGTCCAGTGGTTGGATTTTTTTTCCAGTGTTATGGTGTTTCCGCTTTCCCAGCTCTTCACGCTGTAAGCACCGCAGCCATAAAAATAATGCAGGTCGTTGCCATACTTTCCATCGTTGAAATTGGCAGCCCATTTTTTTACTGCGGGAACCTGGTCTGCATTAAAACCGGGATCATCCATCTGCTCTATCGTCATCTGACCCAAATTATTTTCAGGATCAAAAAAATGGCGGCTTAAAACCGGAAAGTCAGTCACCATGCTGATAGCCTGCAGATATTTTCTTTTCATCACCATCGTAAACTTTTTCGGATTGGTTGCATCCTGCAAAATGGTTTTGAGGTTATCAGTGACGGACTTACGCTGCGGATTATCTGTTAATGGACATTTACTGGCTTTAAAAGTAAATACTACATCATCGCTTGTTACCGCGCTGCCATCATCCCAAACTGCTTCATCGAGTAATGTATAGGTATACTGTAATTCATCTTCGCTCACTTCAGGCAACGACTTTGCAAGACAAGGTGCGAGCTTTGTTGCAACCAAATCAACAGTCAGCAATGTGGGATGCGTTAGACTCAGAATTACTTTTGCATTCTGAAAAGTAAAATTGGCAGGATGTATATATCCCGGATCAGAAAGCGCATGAATCACAAGCACATTCTGCTTCGACCAGTCATCCATCATCACTTCCGCATCCGGTAAAATGGCATAACCATCCGTCCTCTTTATAGCCAGCGCTTCATTTTTACCCTGGTTTCCGCTTGAACAACCTTGTATCAAAAACGTCATCAGCAATAAAAAATAACGGTAATTTTTTTTCATGAGACTGTGATTTGCAAAAATGAATTTAGACATTAATCGGGTATGTTACAGGGCAAAATTGTTAAATTGTTAAATTGTTGCGGCGAAGCCGGTGAAGGGTTGGATGGTTAAATAGTGAATGGTTGCGGCGAAGCCGGAGGGTAGTTGTTGCGCGACTTGTAATTCTCGTCCCCACAACTTCTTTCCATTTCAATTGTATACTGATCCATTCATCACCACCTTTGATACATGAAGACCATACTCATCACCGGCGGCTCCGGATTAATTGGAAACCATTTAACACAATTGTTGCGGCAGGAAGGTTACGGTGTCATACATCTTAGCAGGAAAAAAGGAAGCAGTAACGTCACAACGTATGAATGGAATCCGGATGCCGGCGAAATAGATGATGCAGCAATCGCGAATGCAGACTACATCATTCATCTCGCAGGTGCCAACGTAGCTGAACACCGCTGGACGAAAAAATACAAAGCGGAGATCCTGCGAAGCCGCACACAAAGTGCTGCATTAATTTATGCCGCGCTTGAACGCACACCGAATAAAGTTCAGGCCATCATTTCCGCATCTGCCATCGGTTATTATGGAGACCGTGGTGATGAATGGTTGCAGGAAGATGCACCACCTGCTAATGATTTTTTAGCCACCACCTGCTTGCAATGGGAAGCTGCTGTAAACAAAATAAGTGCATTGAACAAAAGAATAGTGATCCTGCGCACCGGCATCGTACTTAGCAAAGATGGTGGCGCATTGCCTCCTTTGGTACAACCCATTAGGTTCGGCATCGCGCCCATTTTCGGAAACGGCCAGCAATATTATCCCTGGATACATATCGATGATCTTTGCAGGATGTACCTGCATGCCATCAACAATGAAACAATGCGCGGCGCTTACAATGCAGTAGCACCAACACCGGAACGTTTTTATGCATTGATGAATACCATTGCAAAAGTGATGCACCGAAAAAAGTTGAATATTCCCCTACCGATGTTTGCGTTGGAAATGGTGTTGGGGGAGTTTGTTAAATCACTTGCGATGAGCACGAGATGTTCGGCGGATAAAATGGTGGGGAGTGGGTTTGAGTTTCGGTATCGTGAGTTGGAAGCGGCTTTGAAAGCATTGGTTGGGAAATAGTACTGAGTTAAATTAATAGCTGTGACGGTAAAACCAGATTCACCCATTCTATCATTCACCACTATAAAGGAGTGGACTTCCTGGTTGGCCAAGCATCATGCAACATCAACAGGAATCTGGATACGGCTTTTCAAAAAAAATGCTGGTGTTTTAACAATCACCTATCCGGAGGCACTAGATGTTGCATTGTGTTATGGATGGATTGACGGGCAAAAAAAGCCGTACGATGCAGCATCATGGCTTCAGAAATTCACACCCCGAAGGCCTAAAAGCATCTGGTCTAAAAGAAACCGTGAGCATATAGCACGCCTTGAAGCAGCAGGGAAAATGAAAGCAGCAGGTATGAAACAAGTGGAGGCAGCTAAAGCAGATGGAAGGTGGGAACAGGCGTATGATTCGCCAGGTAATATGGTGGTGCCCGCTGACTTCCTGGAAAGATTGGCTAAGCATAAAAAAGCGGAAGCCTTTTTCAAAACACTTAACAAAACAAATACCTACGCTATTGTATGGCGACTGCAAACCGCCAAAAAACCTGAAACAAGAGAGAGGAAAATGAAGGTGATTCTTGAGAAGTTAAAAAAAGGAGAAAAATTTCATCCGTGAATTAAGGAATAAGTGCCATTTACTCCTTCCGTGAGTTAGTCTTTTACAAGCTCGCAAACATGCAGACCAATACCGTCACTTACTTTCAACAAATAAAATCCGGATGGCAGATCACTTATGTCTATATGGAATTCGGAAGCATTGGTCTTAACAGAAAAAATTTTCAACACAGTTCCCGATAAACTAACAACAAAGACGTGAAGTGCTTCACCATGCTGGTGTGACTACTCTTTATGGAATAACCGGTGATATTTTTGTTTATGCCTGTGCAGGATTTATTCTTTTTTATTTAGTATGGAGAGTTAAGTCAGAGCATACGAATATGAAATAAAATGATCGGTCATGCGAACGCTCTGGAAACTCTCCATAAAATAACACAGCTACCTTTTTCCCGCCGCATTACTTTTCGTTGCACCTTTTTTCTCAATCTTCTTACCTCCTTTCTTTACAGGCGGAGCTTTTTTTACCACAGCAGCTTTGCTTGCTTTTTTTGCTGCTGGCTTACTGGTTTTTTTTACGGCTTTTTTCGCAGTTTTCTTAGCTGCATTTTTATTGACCTCGGGTACTTTGCGCGCAGTGATATCGTGCACTGCCGTTTTCACTTTATCAATTGCACCTCCGGCCACTTCCATTAAGTGATTCTTTTCATTGACTAGCTTACCCGCCAGTTCGCCAACTTTTCCGGCTATTTTTATCATAGTCGATTTTTCCGGTGCAGATTTTTTGGAGCTGCTTTTTTTCTTTGCCATCAGGATGAATTTTTATTTTAATTAAAAATAGACAAAATTATTTCGCTATCCCAAACCATTCATTTGCTCCTCCATTCATTTGCTTTTGTCTGCAAGTAAAATAGAAAAACCTGGAACGAACAACACAGTGATTGAAACCGGTTTCCATTTACCTGACTATAGTAAATCAGCATTTATTGTTGCTCTTTGTCGCATGACCGGATTATTAAAGTAAGCCTATTTCTTCCCGGTGAAGACGATTCAAAATTTGTTTACAATCGTTGCATGAGTGTTCCATTTAAAAAACATCGATAACTTACCAGGAAAGTATTCATGAAAATAATAGAAAATGCAAATTCACCCTCTGTTTGAGCAGATAAAATGCTGGACGAGTTGACGGGTGTTGATGGTGTAAAAGATTTCATTACAACGGAACCCGGACTTTGACTTCAGAAAGAATGTGCTCTTAATCCTCAGGATGAATTTTGTATTTGACCATTCATAATTAATAACAAAAGCAAACATCATAAAATGAGAAAAATGTCACTTTTATTACCAGGGATCATCATTGCAACTTTTATAGTAAGCAGTTGTAATCACAATGAACATGCAACAGAGATGTCAGCGCATCAGGTAATGAAAATGCGGCCAGATACCGCCGAATATTTTAACCTGCGACCTCAGCTTGAAAAAGAATATGGGTATTCACATGCAGTTAAAATCGGTGATGACCTTAAAATCTCCGGAGCAGTCAGCATGAATGATTCGGGAGTGATCGTTGCTCCCGGTAACATGGAACAGCAGATGAAAAACTGCTACAGCGACCTGGAAAAAATATTACAGCATTACGGTTACACTTACGACGATGTGGTAGCTGAAAATATTTATACCACCGATATGGCTGAATTTATCAAAGTGTCAGGTTTCCGCAATGCTATTTATAAAAAACAGTTTCCCAGCGGAACATGGCTGGAGGTAAAAGGTCTCGCCGTTGATGGACAACTGATTGAAATAGATATGGAGGCGCACAAGTCTGAATAATTTTGAAGCGGGATTATTATTAAAGGCCGTTCTTATTCAACCACGAGAGTGAATATGCTGCTACTTCTTTCCATCCATGATCTACAATCAATGAGTGACCGCGGCCTTCAAATAATAGGAAGTCAGTTACAACAGATTTATTGTATTTCTCCAGCGATGCTTTACCCAATATCGGTGGAGCGATATTATCTTTCGAACCGCCTGTGATAAGCAACGGTCCGCGTGTTTTGTTTGCGGTATCTGCTCTTGTTTCTGATCCGGCAAAAGTAGCGATAGCTGCCTGGAAGAGTGGCCTGGCAGGAGCAGGAATCGTCCAGCGATCATACAGTTCTTTTGCTTCAACAATTGGTATTGCGTTAGCGAAACCATACCTGAACTGATCGAATGTTAATGAGATGGCTTTCTTCAGATGAAATGGATTCCACAAAACAGGTAAGGATGCTCTGAGCGCTGAGAATGGTAATTGCCATACACCTTTTATCGGCGCCGGATCAATAGCCACTCCTGCAGCGGCAATGCCACTGCTTAAAAGTATTTGTGTGATGAGTCCGCCGAAAGAATGTCCGATTACTATCGGTGGTTCAGGAAGTGTTGCAATAACTTTTGCATAATTATCGGTGATCTCCTTCACACCACGGTTGGCTATATCTTCGGGATGTGCCCGCGATGCTTCTACAGTTGCTGAATCACCGGGCCACGGAGGATTAATGGTTACATAGCCATTTTCCCGGAAGAAATCCATCCAGGGCTGCCATGAACTGTTATGCATCCATAATCCGTGAACAAACACTACTGTTCTTTTTGCCATGATGAGATTGATTTGAAATTTTAAGCGGAATTAAACTAAGGTACACGGATATTTGGCAAAATAAATTAGTGTTTCACTTTATCATTTGATGGTGCAGGCAATGTTCGCAGTTGTTATTTGAACAATTACCTTAGTAAATGTTAATGGGTAATTTGATTTGGTTTCTTAAAATTGAGTTTTCAAAAATAAAATCGATAATCATGGATCATCACACTTACGGCAATGGAAAAATTTGTTACCTCGAAATTCCTGCTATTGATATAAATACCTCAGCAGACTTTTGTCAAAAATGCTTCGGCTGGCTGATCAGGAATGACAACCACGGAAAACCCCGGGGGGGGGGGGGGGGGGGGGGGGGGGGGGGGGGGGGGGGGCTGCCACCATTGATTTGATTGCTGGCAATGGCGGAAAAATAATGAAGGTTGATGTTGAAGGAAATGAAAAGACGGCATGGTTCAGTGATCCTGCAGGAAACATCTTCGGACTTTATCAGCACAGTAAATAGCATCGTGTTTTGCTTCGTACAACCTTAAGAGTCTGCTGCAGTTTATATTAACTTTGATGAATTAATCGCTCAATAATCCTTAACCTGTTTTTCAAAAACATTAATACATGGAAACAAAAGATAAAACAACTATCACAGTACAAACTACCGTGAATGCGCCCATTGAAAAAACCTGGGACTATTGGACAACACCCAAACACATAATGCAATGGAACAATGCTTCCGATGACTGGTATTCGCCCATCGCGGTAAACGATTTACGCGTTGGCGGCAAATTTAATTTTCGCATGGAAGCGAAAGATGGCAGCATGGGTTTTGACTTTGAAGGAACGTATAATGAAGTGAAAGTGAAGGAGCGGATTGCTTACAAAATCATTGATGGCCGGGAAGTACACATTACATTCACTGCTAAAGGCAATGCAACTGAAGTAACGGAAACATTTGTGCCTGAAGAGGAGAATACGCTTGAATTGCAACGTGGCGGCTGGCAGGCAATTTTGGACAACTTCAAAAAATATACGGAGGCAAATTGAAAGCGAATGAGCAACATACATGCGTTACACGAATTCCGGTATTACTATGCTACCAACCGTTATGCAGAAACGGTTTCCTTTTATCGCGGCTTGTTGCAACTTGAAATCACGCAATCCTGAGACAGAGGATATTTAGATAATAAATACTGCAAGCATTATCATAGTTTGGAATAAGTGGCTACCCGAATTAAATTGCCTGGAAAAATGCTCATGGATTTTAATGACATTAGGCGTCAACCTTTATTCATAGCACAAAATGAAATTCCTACGGATGATCTTTATAATAAGTTACCTCGTTTATGGCGGAATGCTCCTATATTCCATCACAGAATTAATGTTGCTGAATGCATGGATAAATATATTTGAGTTCAAACAGGTAACTTCTGAAAAAACAGCAATTAATAAGCGTGAACGAAACATAACCAGGATAACTTACGAATTTAAATACAACGGAAAGACACATTATAATTGGAGGGATGTTAGTAATGAAATAGTTGAAACAAAACTTCCAAAAAACATAAACCAACTGCAAATCTCATTCAATACGCTTTTTCCACAAGTAAATTACATTGAAGACATTGGATTAAAAACAAGGAGTGGAAATATTGGGATGGTGATTTCGGGATTTCTCTTATTTTTTACTATACTAATTGATCTCTTTGGTAATAAGAAGAAATGGCTGAGATTGTATGGTTTGGAAAAATAAATGTATGTGGTGAAAATACGCGGACGCTTAATAATTATAGCAGGGTTTTACGTTCCATAATCAAAATGTTATCAGTCATTACAAAAGAAAATTGTGAAAGACATCTTTTTGACAAGAATTCAAAAATGGTATCAGACCAACTGCAACAATGACTGGGAACATCGCTATGGTTTTACTATCAGCACCCTTGACAATCCCGGCTGGGTTATTAAAATAGACTTAGCTGAAACATCACTGGAGAATTTGCAGTTTGAAAGAAATATTGCAAACGGAAGATTTGATTGGTTGACTATCAAAGTTATTGACAGTGTATTTGAATGCTACTGCGACCCTTCAAAGCTGGATGAAGTATTGAGGATATTTCTTGACGAAATTATACCCGGGTATGCTGATGAGAACTTTCATTACCTCGTTTATCTTCCGCTGAAAGGTGCATCCACCAATGCCTGGCGGCCAGCAAGCGCGAAAATGCTGACAGAGGAGATTTTAGAAATTGTCAGCATACCGGAATTAAAATTTGAAGACATTAAAACCAAAGCACTTGATGACATTACTTTCAACAGGGTTGAAATTTTAACATTTAAAACTGAATATTCGATTGGCGACAAAATAAAAACGTGTTTGACGGAAATGTTTGATGGAGTAACGTTAATCGTAAGAGAAGAGTAATTCCTATCCCAGGTTATTTTCAATAGGAGAGGCAATCACACTTCGTCATTCAAAAATCGTTAACCGGTGTTCAATATTTATTTTGGTGCTGGCTTGTCCGGAAGAAATGACTCTGTTATCACAAAAAACAAATGCTAAACAACGGCCTTCCAATACTGTTCCTAAGTTTCTTTCTCATTTCCTCTCATCCTTCCTAAATTGCCGCACAAAAATTTAAAGTTATGTCTGCGGGGTTAATTCTGGGAGTTGCATTTGTTTATTTTCTGTTGCTGATGGTGATCGCCTGGTACACTTCGCGCGGTGCGGATGCCCATTCATTTTTTATCGGCAATAAAAAATCCACCTGGTACATCGTGGCGTATGGGATGATCGGGACGTCGCTAAGTGGCGTAACTTTTATGAGCGTGCCCGGCGAAGTTGGCGTTAAACAGTTTGCCTACATGCAGATTGTGCTGGGTTACCTGTTCGGTTATTTTGTGATTGCTTTGGTGTTGCTTCCTTTGTATTACCGGCTTAATCTTACTTCCATTTACAGTTACCTGCAGCAACGATTCGGCAACGTAACGTATAAAACAGGTTCTTCATTTTTTATTCTCTCGCGAACGCTCGGTGCTTCCATCCGTGTTTTTCTGGTCGTGAATGTGTTGCAGGTTTTTGTGCTCGATGCGATGCACATTCCGTTTGCAGTTACCGGCGCTGTCATTATTTTTCTGATACTGGTCTATACTTTTAAAGGTGGCGTGAAAACGATTGTGTGGACGGACATGATTCAAACCACCTGCATGTTACTGGCGCTGATATTGTCTGTGGTGCTCATCATGCAAAATCTTCACTATTCACCAACAGAGATGCTGGCAGCGATCCGCGAAAAGAAGATGACGCAGGTATTTTTCTGGGACTGGAAAGACAAAACTTTTTTCGGCAAGCAATTTCTCAGCGGTATGTTCATCACCATTGCCATGACGGGTCTCGACCAGGAGATGATGCAGAAAAATCTCAGTTGCCGTTCGTTGAAAGAGGCACAGAAAAACATGTTCACCTTCAGCTTTATTCTCGTGTTGGTCAACCTGCTCTTTCTGACGTTGGGAGCTGTGCTGTTTGTATTTGCAGAAAAAACCGGCCTTGCGATTCCTCCACAAACAGATCAGCTCTTTCCGGCTATTGCACTCAGTCATCTAGGTGAATTGGCAGGATTAATTTTTCTTGTCGGTTTAATTTCAGCTTTGTATCCAAGTGCTGATGGTGCGCTCACGGCATTAACCAGCGCCTTCTGTATCGACATTTTAGGTTTGCGCGAAAGAAAGGAGTGGGATGATAAAAAGAAAACCAATGTGCGCTATGCTGTGCATCTCTCCTTCGCAGTAATTTTTTTATTGTGCATTCTCTATTTCAAAGCGCATAACAACAGCTCCGTTATCAGCACCATTCTTACGATTGCCGGTTACACCTACGGTCCATTGCTGGGTCTTTATGCTTTCGGAATGTTTACGCAAAAAGCCATTCGTGATACATGGTCGCCTTTGGTGTGCATCGTTTCGCCCATCATTTGTTACTATGTAAATCTTCATTCAACTCAATGGTTCAATGGATATCAATTGGGTTTTGAAGTGCTGGTGTTGAATGGGCTGCTCACATTCTTAGGACTGGTGTTGATTTCGCGTAAGCAAAATAAAAACCCGGAAACGAGGTTAGCGGATTGATTCAATGCGTCAATTTTAAAATGTCTTTGATTAAGGTTTGCCGTTGAATAAATTCAACGGCAAAAAATTTCAGGGCGACATTATTTTGTAAGTGACAATTTTGGGGTTGACAACCATGAACAGATTTAAAAAAACGCTTACTTCCTTTTGTATTGTTTGCATTGCTTTGGCAATGTTTAATAACAGTATTGTTGCACAGTCACCCGATTATTTCCGCAATCCATTAGATATTCCCATCACACTCGCCGCAAATTTCGGAGAGATCCGTTCCAATCATTTTCATACCGGTTTCGATATCCGCACCAATGCAGAGATTGGCTATAAAGTTTATGCTGCTGCAGATGGCGTGATTTCCCGCATCAAGGTTTCAGCAGGTGGTTTCGGTAATGTGTTGTACATCACGCATCCGAATGGTTACATGACAGTGTATGCGCACCTTGACCATTTCAATGATGCTATTGCCGCTTATGTAAAACAGCAACAATATGCGAAGCAATCGTTTGAGGTGGAATTGTTTCCGGAAGCTTCAAAATTTCCTGTCAGGAAAAGCGACCTGATTGCATAT
The genomic region above belongs to Chitinophagaceae bacterium and contains:
- a CDS encoding T9SS type A sorting domain-containing protein — its product is MLKIFSVKTNASEFHIDISDLPSGFYLLKVSDGIGLHVCELVKD
- a CDS encoding RidA family protein, with protein sequence MRKMSLLLPGIIIATFIVSSCNHNEHATEMSAHQVMKMRPDTAEYFNLRPQLEKEYGYSHAVKIGDDLKISGAVSMNDSGVIVAPGNMEQQMKNCYSDLEKILQHYGYTYDDVVAENIYTTDMAEFIKVSGFRNAIYKKQFPSGTWLEVKGLAVDGQLIEIDMEAHKSE
- a CDS encoding alpha/beta hydrolase; its protein translation is MAKRTVVFVHGLWMHNSSWQPWMDFFRENGYVTINPPWPGDSATVEASRAHPEDIANRGVKEITDNYAKVIATLPEPPIVIGHSFGGLITQILLSSGIAAAGVAIDPAPIKGVWQLPFSALRASLPVLWNPFHLKKAISLTFDQFRYGFANAIPIVEAKELYDRWTIPAPARPLFQAAIATFAGSETRADTANKTRGPLLITGGSKDNIAPPILGKASLEKYNKSVVTDFLLFEGRGHSLIVDHGWKEVAAYSLSWLNKNGL
- a CDS encoding SRPBCC family protein codes for the protein METKDKTTITVQTTVNAPIEKTWDYWTTPKHIMQWNNASDDWYSPIAVNDLRVGGKFNFRMEAKDGSMGFDFEGTYNEVKVKERIAYKIIDGREVHITFTAKGNATEVTETFVPEEENTLELQRGGWQAILDNFKKYTEAN
- a CDS encoding YdeI/OmpD-associated family protein; translated protein: MTVKPDSPILSFTTIKEWTSWLAKHHATSTGIWIRLFKKNAGVLTITYPEALDVALCYGWIDGQKKPYDAASWLQKFTPRRPKSIWSKRNREHIARLEAAGKMKAAGMKQVEAAKADGRWEQAYDSPGNMVVPADFLERLAKHKKAEAFFKTLNKTNTYAIVWRLQTAKKPETRERKMKVILEKLKKGEKFHP
- a CDS encoding sodium:solute symporter, whose product is MSAGLILGVAFVYFLLLMVIAWYTSRGADAHSFFIGNKKSTWYIVAYGMIGTSLSGVTFMSVPGEVGVKQFAYMQIVLGYLFGYFVIALVLLPLYYRLNLTSIYSYLQQRFGNVTYKTGSSFFILSRTLGASIRVFLVVNVLQVFVLDAMHIPFAVTGAVIIFLILVYTFKGGVKTIVWTDMIQTTCMLLALILSVVLIMQNLHYSPTEMLAAIREKKMTQVFFWDWKDKTFFGKQFLSGMFITIAMTGLDQEMMQKNLSCRSLKEAQKNMFTFSFILVLVNLLFLTLGAVLFVFAEKTGLAIPPQTDQLFPAIALSHLGELAGLIFLVGLISALYPSADGALTALTSAFCIDILGLRERKEWDDKKKTNVRYAVHLSFAVIFLLCILYFKAHNNSSVISTILTIAGYTYGPLLGLYAFGMFTQKAIRDTWSPLVCIVSPIICYYVNLHSTQWFNGYQLGFEVLVLNGLLTFLGLVLISRKQNKNPETRLAD
- a CDS encoding immunity 53 family protein, with translation MFLTRIQKWYQTNCNNDWEHRYGFTISTLDNPGWVIKIDLAETSLENLQFERNIANGRFDWLTIKVIDSVFECYCDPSKLDEVLRIFLDEIIPGYADENFHYLVYLPLKGASTNAWRPASAKMLTEEILEIVSIPELKFEDIKTKALDDITFNRVEILTFKTEYSIGDKIKTCLTEMFDGVTLIVREE
- a CDS encoding TIGR01777 family protein; the encoded protein is MKTILITGGSGLIGNHLTQLLRQEGYGVIHLSRKKGSSNVTTYEWNPDAGEIDDAAIANADYIIHLAGANVAEHRWTKKYKAEILRSRTQSAALIYAALERTPNKVQAIISASAIGYYGDRGDEWLQEDAPPANDFLATTCLQWEAAVNKISALNKRIVILRTGIVLSKDGGALPPLVQPIRFGIAPIFGNGQQYYPWIHIDDLCRMYLHAINNETMRGAYNAVAPTPERFYALMNTIAKVMHRKKLNIPLPMFALEMVLGEFVKSLAMSTRCSADKMVGSGFEFRYRELEAALKALVGK